In Symmachiella dynata, the following are encoded in one genomic region:
- a CDS encoding VIT and vWA domain-containing protein, with protein MKRILRRSSLYVAAVVLATVAMMPAPARAAGMLIADGGFGGVLEIEEHTADVTINNGVVVTHVTQVFRNTEDRQVEALYLFPVPKAASVANFSMWIGGKEMVGEVLEKKRAREIYNSYKQQRRDPGLLEQVDYKNFEMRIFPIGPKAEQKVQITYYQELDFDHDWATYVYPLSTAPRSGLDAQTQGKFGLTLHVKSQIPIKKLESPSHGDDFVVVRHTDSYYEASLETDGGDLNRDIVLAYHATRPHTGIDVITSNQSGDDGYFQLTLTAGEELAEAYTGMDYVFLLDISGSMARDGKLRISRNSIDAFIGELGTEDRFELITFNVVPSTLFNQLQPVTDQSQAEAVEFLRSQQGRGGTVLRPAMATAYKYGDPDRPLNVVILSDGMTEQSERRELLESIQSRPSGARVFCIGVGNEVNRPLLSQLAEEAGGLAAFLSGGDDFSRQAESFRRKLLRPAAADVKITFDGGGVYDVEPKQLPNLYHGMPVRLYGRYRKSGPATARLTAEVNGAPIEQSVSLEFAEVDPANPEIERMWAWLKVNRLLKQADRAGSRTTVIDEIVRLGEQYSIVTEYTSFLVLENDAEYKRWQIERRNLLRVGRDRRAQKQQRAELQRLREQAFTELGPNVEPTTPQPQQVVQNETAVRNVPLQANPTPVTQPPGQSRDVSFSPGVSGGGAFDPISGGIALALAGLGFAARRRRRSNMDDENGEV; from the coding sequence ATGAAACGAATATTGAGACGCTCCTCTCTGTATGTGGCTGCGGTGGTTCTCGCGACGGTAGCCATGATGCCCGCGCCGGCCCGCGCCGCCGGTATGTTGATTGCCGATGGCGGCTTTGGTGGCGTGTTGGAGATTGAAGAGCACACGGCCGATGTGACCATTAACAACGGGGTGGTGGTCACGCATGTCACGCAGGTCTTTCGCAACACCGAGGATCGGCAAGTGGAGGCGCTGTATCTGTTCCCCGTGCCCAAAGCGGCATCGGTGGCGAATTTTAGTATGTGGATCGGCGGCAAAGAGATGGTGGGCGAAGTCTTGGAAAAGAAACGGGCCCGCGAGATCTACAATAGTTACAAGCAACAGCGCCGCGACCCGGGCCTTTTGGAACAGGTCGACTACAAAAACTTTGAAATGCGAATCTTTCCGATTGGTCCCAAAGCTGAACAAAAGGTGCAAATTACCTATTACCAAGAACTTGATTTCGATCATGACTGGGCGACCTATGTCTACCCGTTATCAACCGCGCCACGTTCCGGGTTGGATGCACAGACACAGGGGAAATTTGGTCTGACGCTACACGTTAAATCACAGATCCCCATTAAAAAGCTGGAAAGCCCCAGTCACGGCGACGATTTTGTTGTCGTCCGCCATACCGACTCGTACTACGAAGCCAGTTTGGAAACCGACGGCGGGGACTTAAATCGTGACATCGTTTTGGCCTATCACGCCACGCGTCCGCATACGGGAATCGACGTGATTACATCGAACCAATCCGGCGATGACGGGTATTTCCAACTCACATTGACGGCTGGAGAGGAGTTGGCCGAAGCGTATACCGGAATGGATTATGTCTTTCTGCTCGATATTTCCGGCAGCATGGCGCGGGATGGCAAATTGCGGATTTCTCGCAATTCGATCGATGCCTTCATTGGCGAACTGGGGACTGAGGATCGGTTTGAACTGATTACGTTCAATGTCGTCCCTAGTACTTTGTTCAACCAATTGCAGCCGGTAACGGATCAGTCACAAGCGGAAGCAGTCGAGTTTCTCCGTTCGCAACAAGGCCGCGGCGGTACGGTGCTGCGACCGGCCATGGCGACCGCCTACAAATATGGTGATCCCGATCGTCCGTTGAATGTGGTCATCCTCAGCGACGGGATGACCGAGCAGTCAGAGCGACGGGAGCTACTCGAATCCATTCAATCGCGTCCCTCGGGAGCTCGTGTCTTTTGCATCGGAGTGGGCAATGAAGTGAATCGACCGTTACTATCGCAACTGGCCGAAGAGGCGGGCGGGTTGGCTGCGTTTCTCTCCGGGGGTGACGACTTCTCCCGACAAGCGGAGTCTTTTCGCCGTAAACTCCTGCGTCCGGCGGCTGCCGATGTGAAGATCACCTTCGACGGCGGGGGTGTGTATGACGTTGAACCGAAGCAATTGCCCAACCTGTATCACGGCATGCCGGTGCGTTTGTACGGTCGTTACCGGAAAAGCGGACCAGCGACGGCGCGGCTGACAGCTGAGGTCAACGGAGCACCCATCGAACAATCGGTATCGCTGGAATTTGCCGAGGTCGATCCTGCCAATCCCGAAATTGAACGTATGTGGGCTTGGTTGAAAGTGAATCGACTGCTGAAACAAGCGGACCGCGCTGGATCACGAACCACCGTAATCGATGAAATCGTACGGCTCGGTGAGCAGTATTCGATCGTGACCGAATATACCTCCTTTTTGGTGTTGGAAAACGACGCCGAATACAAACGTTGGCAAATCGAGCGCCGCAACCTGCTGAGAGTCGGACGTGATCGTCGGGCACAAAAGCAGCAACGTGCGGAGTTGCAACGGCTGCGCGAACAGGCATTCACGGAATTGGGTCCGAACGTCGAACCCACGACGCCACAACCGCAGCAGGTGGTTCAAAACGAGACGGCTGTTCGCAACGTTCCATTGCAGGCAAATCCGACTCCGGTCACACAACCGCCGGGACAAAGCCGCGATGTGAGCTTTAGTCCCGGTGTATCAGGCGGCGGTGCGTTTGATCCGATCAGTGGAGGAATTGCACTGGCGTTAGCGGGCTTGGGTTTCGCCGCCCGCCGTCGTCGCCGCTCCAATATGGATGATGAAAACGGGGAGGTTTAA
- the rrtA gene encoding rhombosortase: MRCLPGISLLLGGVAVCLSFLPAIAGSLQYDPSAIAEGQLWRVVTCHFTHWSLDHLIWDALAFVILAALCETTDRRSFLLCLIASAVLIPLFLGLLMPEVDAYRGLSGIDSALFVLAATTILRENVTTRRWGWVVAAGMVLCGFAAKIGFEYVTGQTLFVDSAAADMVPIPLAHVVGGLVGVGIGGWGWMSSGRSVGSRIASRLSPATYRTSN; this comes from the coding sequence GTGAGATGTCTTCCCGGCATCTCACTGTTGCTGGGAGGAGTGGCAGTTTGTTTGTCGTTTCTTCCAGCGATTGCGGGCTCCCTGCAATATGATCCTTCTGCAATTGCCGAGGGCCAACTGTGGCGGGTCGTGACTTGTCATTTCACACATTGGTCGCTGGATCATTTGATCTGGGACGCCCTCGCATTTGTAATTCTAGCTGCATTGTGCGAGACAACGGATCGTCGGTCATTCCTGTTGTGTCTGATCGCTTCGGCGGTGTTGATCCCGCTCTTCCTCGGTCTGTTGATGCCCGAAGTCGACGCTTACCGTGGACTCTCTGGGATTGATTCGGCTCTCTTTGTGCTGGCGGCAACAACCATCTTGCGAGAGAATGTGACCACTCGACGATGGGGGTGGGTTGTGGCGGCGGGTATGGTTCTTTGTGGATTCGCGGCCAAGATTGGCTTTGAATATGTGACCGGTCAAACTTTGTTTGTCGATAGCGCAGCTGCCGACATGGTGCCCATTCCGCTGGCCCATGTGGTGGGAGGATTGGTTGGAGTCGGAATCGGCGGGTGGGGTTGGATGAGCAGCGGACGATCCGTAGGCAGCCGCATCGCGTCACGCTTATCGCCGGCAACGTATCGGACTTCGAATTGA